One genomic segment of Theobroma cacao cultivar B97-61/B2 chromosome 6, Criollo_cocoa_genome_V2, whole genome shotgun sequence includes these proteins:
- the LOC18596425 gene encoding pentatricopeptide repeat-containing protein At4g19890, with translation MILRFHGIKPRLSTNPLFTLNPSYLHFDTNFIDTQSPTPSSEPQSFIKTICSQVYESYHQQAHLRFSPPKLTLNINPYCLTHEQAISIVASLENEAGSMVALSFFHWVLEISKFRLFMRLYIVTATSLIKNGNFDKANEVMQCLVRSFAEVGRLKEAVEMVFEMQNHGLKPKAETLNCILGVGFEMGLMDYLEKVFDEMSERGVCGDCSSYKLMVVGYCRMGMVSEVVKWLTEMLGRGFIVDNATCTLVISLFCEKGFASRASWYFDKMVKMGFKPNLINYSCLINGLCKRGSIKQAFGKLEDMVRTGWKPNVYIHTALIDGLCRKGWTEKAFRLFLKLVRSDNYKPNVLTYTSMISGYCKEEKLNRAEMLLRRMKEQGLVPNTNTYTTLIDGHCKVGNFERAYEFMDVMDKEGFAPNICTYNAIIDGLCKKGRVEEAHELLRDGLLHGLQADRVTYTILITEHCKQADTGRVLAFFCKTVKVGLQPDMHSYNTLIASFCKQKKMKESENLFEEALRLGLVPTKETYTSMICGYCRDGNVSLGLKFFSKMNDHGCVPDSITYGTVISGLCKESRLEEACQLYETMMDKRLSPCEVTRLTIAYEYCKKGDSAVAMVMLERLEKKLWMRTVNTLIRKLCSEKKVGIAALFFHRLLDKDRNVDRVTLAAFMTACYETDKFALVSDLNERISKGIG, from the coding sequence TCTCAACCCATCTTATCTCCATTTTGATACAAATTTTATTGACACCCAATCTCCAACACCATCATCAGAACCCCAGTCTTTTATCAAAACAATCTGTTCTCAAGTGTACGAATCCTATCACCAACAAGCCCACTTAAGATTTTCACCTCCAAAGCTCACCCTTAACATCAATCCTTATTGTTTGACCCATGAACAAGCCATTTCCATTGTTGCTTCTCTAGAAAATGAAGCTGGTTCCATGGTTGCTCTAAGTTTCTTTCACTGGGTACTTGAGATTTCCAAGTTTAGACTTTTCATGAGACTTTACATTGTAACTGCCACTTCTTTGATTAAAAATGGCAACTTTGACAAAGCTAATGAAGTAATGCAGTGTCTGGTGAGGAGTTTTGCTGAAGTTGGGAGGTTGAAGGAGGCTGTTGAGATGGTTTTTGAGATGcaaaatcatggtttgaagcCGAAGGCTGAAACCTTGAATTGTATTTTGGGGGTTGGTTTCGAAATGGGGTTGATGGACTATTTGGAGAaagtgtttgatgaaatgtctGAGAGAGGTGTGTGTGGGGATTGTAGTAGTTATAAATTGATGGTAGTTGGCTATTGTAGAATGGGGATGGTTTCAGAGGTTGTTAAATGGTTGACTGAAATGCTTGGAAGAGGGTTCATTGTCGATAATGCTACTTGCACATTGGTTATTAGTTTGTTTTGTGAGAAGGGTTTTGCGAGTAGAGCATCCTGGTATTTTGATAAGATGGTGAAGATGGGTTTTAAGCCAAATTTGATTAACTACTCCTGTTTGATAAATGGGTTGTGTAAGAGGGGTAGTATAAAGCAAGCCTTTGGAAAATTGGAGGACATGGTTAGGACAGGGTGGAAGCCTAATGTGTATATACATACTGCTTTGATTGACGGGCTTTGCAGGAAAGGATGGACTGAGAAAGCTTTTAGGCTGTTCCTTAAGCTTGTTAGGAGTGATAATTACAAGCCGAATGTGCTTACATATACTTCTATGATCAGTGGATATTGCAAAGAGGAGAAGTTGAATCGGGCGGAGATGTTGTTGAGAAGAATGAAAGAGCAGGGATTGGTTCCTAACACCAACACATATACCACTCTTATTGATGGCCATTGCAAAGTGGGAAATTTTGAACGAGCATATGAATTTATGGATGTAATGGATAAAGAAGGTTTTGCTCCGAATATATGTACATACAATGCAATTATTGATGGCCTCTGTAAGAAGGGAAGGGTTGAAGAAGCCCATGAACTGCTTAGGGATGGCCTTCTACATGGATTGCAAGCTGATAGAGTTACATATACCATTCTCATCACTGAGCACTGCAAGCAGGCTGATACTGGGCGTGTCTTGGCATTTTTCTGTAAGACGGTTAAGGTTGGCCTCCAGCCTGATATGCATTCATATAACACATTGATTGCTTCATTCTgtaagcaaaagaaaatgaaagaaagtgAGAACCTTTTTGAGGAAGCTTTGAGGCTTGGATTGGTTCCAACCAAGGAAACATACACATCCATGATATGTGGGTACTGCAGAGATGGAAATGTAAGCTTGGGACTAAAGTTTTTCAGCAAGATGAATGACCACGGTTGTGTACCAGATAGCATCACATATGGAACTGTGATCAGTGGACTTTGCAAAGAGTCTAGGTTGGAGGAGGCATGCCAGTTATACGAGACTATGATGGACAAGAGGCTCTCTCCTTGCGAAGTAACTCGGTTGACAATAGCTTATGAGTATTGCAAGAAAGGTGATTCTGCCGTTGCCATGGTTATGTTGGAAAGGTTAGAGAAAAAACTTTGGATGCGGACAGTTAACACCTTAATCAGGAAGCTTTGTAGTGAGAAGAAAGTAGGCATAGCAGCTTTATTCTTTCATAGGTTATTAGATAAGGATCGCAATGTTGATCGTGTAACTTTGGCAGCATTCATGACTGCATGTTATGAGACTGACAAGTTTGCCCTTGTTTCTGACCTGAATGAAAGGATCTCTAAAGGAATTGGTTAG